The Thalassophryne amazonica chromosome 18, fThaAma1.1, whole genome shotgun sequence DNA window taaaacctgactgaaactcttcaaacagaccattcctctgcagatgatcagttagctgttttacaactaccctttcaagaatttttgagagaaaaggaaggttggagattggcctataattagctaatatagccgggtcaagtgatggctttttaagtaatggtttaattactgccaccttaaaagcctgtggtacatagccaactaataaagatagattgatcatatttaagatcgaagcattaaataatggtagggcttccttgagcagcctggtaggaatggggtctaatagacatgttgatggtttggatcaatcaatcaatcaatcaatcatgatGCATTTAATGGCAATGGAAACTTAGAAAGAGAAAGCCACCAGAAAACAGATTTTTCTACTCTAACTGAAGAAAGGTTTCTCATCCCGGACTTCCATATTTTACATCATCCCCCAAATGATGTTGGATAATTATAGATtataatcatttttcaagattatTTCAAGAAAATATGTTCTTTCAGTAACATTTTTCCCACTTTGTGCATTGAACACAGAGGTCTCAAGTGATGTCATTTTGAGTTCTGAAACCTGCTTACAAGATTTATtgaagatagatagatactttattgatcccagagggaaattcaaggcatccagcaacttacacattagacaagacacacacattgcaccagacacacaaaatagggttaagtaaataaaataaaaatggactaatcaataaaagctactaactaaaaaaaaaaaaaaaatttgtgtgcaagtgcagcatccagtctcagagaatatgacggaggagtaaatgtagtagtgcagtagtgaggaggtagcacagatgtaaacagtacacaacgtgaacagtgtaggttgtgcaaagaagtaagcagtgtaaacagtgttggtagtgcaaaggaaagcaataaaaggtcaaacagatgtgtcacaggattatttcttactgagatgggaagagttgaacagtctgatggcctgagggacaaaagacttcctgaatgCAGCATTACTGCACTTGGTTGGAGTGAAGAATAGTGTGTCTGGTTGAATTTATTTCCATTATTTTACTAGCTATTGGCGAATTTTAATACCTACTAGCTTGTAGACGTTATGGCTGTCAATGTGGGACAAGGCAGTTTTGTTTAACAAAACAGACTTTTTATCCCTCTACTTTTTATCTCCGCTACTATCAGGTGAGAATATAGTTTTTCGTGTGTTACGTTCATCAGCACCCCAAGTGTGGCGAAGAATAAAATAAACACTTTGAACTCTTAAGTCTTTGTTTTGCTGCACCTGTGGTTTTAAATTGAAAGGAGGTACACGTGCATCTTACCCTTgttgaattacacaggggtcaaaattaaaaatggtcaaatcattttgaaaactacactacattatttgtctgatcataaagattccaaaaaggtatagtttggactatctatgactgaatgatcaggagttatggggtaaaaacagcaaaaatggtgacaaaggtcaacgtgtcagtttgtacaggggtcaaaagttaaatttgctccaattttggtaaaacactgtaaattattagttgagttaacggggttttaaaaaggaatagtttggaccatgtatcatgcttatttatcatgttacggggtaacatatgtcacatatcatagaatccaatggacactggccttgtttgacctttactttggagaccaaacattcaacacaatcaaaactatgccatttattaatcctattagctcaaccaataatttgcatcacttttaaccaaaattgaagcaactttaacttttgacccctgtacaaactgaaactgacatttgtcaccattcttgctgtttttaccccataactcctgatcattcagtcatagattgtccaaactataccttttttggaatctttacaatcagacaaattatgtggtgtagttttcaaaatgatttgaacatttttaattttgactcctgtgtaattcttcaattgacccctacctggccgcctattgaaaattcaagtggctggtctttctgttcaaaagagtaatgtctaaggagtatttgtgccaactttggtgcttgtatcaccatttgcacgattgtttccgTTATCTGCCGCATTAAACTAGGTTAGTCTTGCAGAGTGCAGACTGGCTGAGTGTGTGTGTCAGAGCAAGCAGGAGTCCAGATATGGGCAAAAATGATCCATTTCAGGCCTACATTTTTTTGGCACAGGGTAATTTCTACATGTACAGTTGATGAACTGTGGGATTTTCAGGATGTTTAACAGGAAATGCAAACCTTATTTCACAACAAAAGGTAGATTAAAAATAATTTAGGCTAGTAAGTCCCCTTTAAACTGTTTTGTTACTTTGTTTCCTTTGTACCACTCATGATGTAGACTGGCTCCATCACTGATGTCAAGGATGGCTCTTCTACAATGGGGGAATTTGGTGATGACTCAGCAGGGGCCAGCCTCCAGCTCTCCAGCAGCCTTAACTTCATCGAGGATGAACTGGGGAATGGTCAGTCCCCTGGAGCAGTGGAACTTGGAGAAGACGACCAGGACCAGCCGTTTGACATCTTACAGAAGTCTCTCCTGGAGGCTGACATCACTGAGCAGACGTTAGCTCAAGAGGCTTTACTAGACTCCCAGCCCACTCCCACTTTAGTGCAGGCTCCCGTTCCTTTCACCTCCCAGCTGGTCTCTGGGAATTATGGAGGTGGGGTGGCTGCAGTTTCCACAGCAACAGCTACATCACCTGCAGGACAGTTCCTACAAGGAGTATCGCAGCTTCCCAATGGCTCAGCCCAGCATATTCAGGTGTTGGGCTCTTTTGGGACAAGTGGAGGGGTGATGACTTTGAGCAGCTTGGAGAGAACTCCTCAGCTTGTGTTGAGGCCGGGGGGACCCGTAGCTGCAGCAGGGACAGCAACAGGAGGGCAGGTGTTTGCCCCATCTCAAGGTCAGACAAGCCAAATTGGCCTGCCTTTCAAAAATATCCCCCTTCAAAACATCATCATCCAGAAAGGACCCGGAGGGACCCAAACCCTTGTCAGGCCTATCCAGCCTAAACCTATTCAGACTGGTGTTCAGACTGTCTACAGCCTTGGGCTCCAACCCAGTCCCACGACCATGGCTAATGTAGTTAAGACTAGCAGTGCTACTTCTGTGGGGCAGTACACTGCTAACGGCTCCATTGTAGTGCAGTCACCCATGGAGCAGCAACAAGCACAGGGTCAGACCAACCTACCGCCTGGACAGTTCTTATTGCCCACTTCTTTGGCTCTAACTCCAGCAAGCACCATCCACAATGGCTCAGCCGACCCCAGCTCGAATGCCCTCATCACCAGTCAGAATGCAGTGCAAATTGTTGCGGGCCAGAACTTCACTGCATCTCCAGGAGGACAGCTAATTTTGAATCAGGCAGCAGTTTGTGGCGGTCAGGTCGGCGGGCGTGTAACTCAAACATGGACAGGGGTTTCTGGTGTAAGCCCAGCCACTGTGCAAGCATCGTGCACTCCTGGGCGACTCACTCTTGTGGGCCCAGCGACAGTGGGGATTGGAGGCCAGGTTTCGGCAAGCCCTGTGCAGCGCCTCCTAGTGACCCAAACGCAGAACTGCACTTCTCTGTCACCCTTACTTACaacagtgacacaggaacaccAAGACTACAGACAGGTAGAACAACTAAATTATTATTGAAAGGTGCTACTCAGATTTAACAATATTTTAATTTGAAAGATAATTTTTGTTTTTCAGAACTCATCACCTGCGCAGGCTCAGCTTGGCGGCATCCACGGTACGAACGGTTGCTGAAACGTGGGATCTGCAACGTATGtttaaattcagtttgcattgatGTGTTCTGATGTGGATGTTGTTTGGTCTCTCCCAGCAATGAAAACCATGACACACGAGTCAGCATGTCAGGTATGTTAGTCTGCAAGTGATTTGCACTAGTATCAGTGtacctttattaaaaaaacaaaaacaacagtacCACCAAGGGGCAGCGGTAATGTTACGACATCTTTATATTTTTCTCATTATTATTATAGCTGAGTCTACCACTGACAAGAGAGGGAATGTAAGTcaaatcattattatttttgttaaaccttttGTTGGTTTTGTGCAGTTATATGGTTGAACAGCTTGTCACCAGGTGTTGAACGAGTTTTATCCTCTCTGGTTTCCCCAGAATGTCACAGCAGCTCAGGAAGGATCACGCTTTCGTTGCGAACCCAGATCGTGGTCGATTCACTTCAGTCAGTGATGCACTGCAGAGACTTCTTCCCTTCCACGTGTTCCAGGGCGCTCCACCCAGCCAGGAGGAGTTTTCACAGGGTACAGTCcctttttaaatttattaattatttgATAATTCTTCAAGGACATAGGTGACTGCAGCCCCAAACTCCATTATCTTTATGCTTGTGTTCATGAAAGAAAAAGTGCTTTCAGGGCAAAATCGTCTGAATCCATTTAGAGTGTTTATGTTCTTTTGTTCATAGTGGATGAAGAATTTGCGTTGTCGGCGACTCAGGTGCTGAAGAGGACGCAGTCCATGGTGAACAAGTACAGACGACTACTTCTGGTGGAAGCTGAGGTAGAAGCACATGAGAAATTACAGGGTGACCCcaaaaaaacccagaacccatacaaattgtaataaatcctacaaaggtccagcaaatttcttgAGATTTGCTGGACTTatacttcagtctgtgtacaattattccccaaagtttcagttatcttggtcgctttacATAAAAGTCACGTTCTTTCAAATTTATGCTCcgaatggtatgatttgttggcgaaataggcctccaggcaatgttgtttccttggttgaccaagacatgttggggaagagtcttccccaacatgtcttggtcaaccggCATCCTGGGTGTCCacttatgcaaagcgaccaagataatggaaactttggggaatgatagtacacagactgaagtaggattcattacaatttttatgggttctagtTTTTTTGGGGGTCACCCTGTACTTGGATACATGCGCATGGTTCCTGTTGCTGCAGCTAACAGGGTGCCCCATTCCTCATTACAGCGCTCCAGCCCGTCTTCAGAAATGGTCATGATTGACAGAACATTCAACCAAGAGGAGAGAAATAACCTTACACAAGACAAACGTATGGTTCTAGTGGATCCTGGTAAGAAAGAGGGGAGAAAAAGGACAGTTGAGAGATAGCTGTACTTTTTGCATGAGCAACAGATAAAATCACAAGAGAATGATACAGACCATGACCCAACCTTACTTttaacttaaagctacagtgtgtaggtttTAGTGtcttctagtggtgaggttgcagattgtattATGCCATCtccagtcatgattttgtttcagtTCACGCTTTATCTTCTCTGGTGATGCAGAATTTTTCTCTGTTGCCTTCTTTTGTGATGACCTGTACATGAGCCTCCATCTCACAAAAATGAGTGTTCTAGAACTTGTTAGCCTGCGCTAGCAACCAGTGAGCAACCACTGATTTCTCGTCTTTATTCTTCAGTCTTCAGGCCATGCTGCAGAATGCAAAAAATGGAGTAAGTATGCCCCTTTTGGACTACTGTATCAACAATGCAGAGCAACATGGTGGCCTAAATGAGGGGGCCTGCTGCCATGTAGACATGAAGGGCTCAGTCTAAACTCTTGAAAACACATCAGTtcgttgttgcaggtaatttataCAGTAATGATCAGATGGATATAATGCAATATTCCATTTTTGCTAATAAACGCCtccaaatcctacatactgtagctttaagttggTTATTGTGTCTGTGTTGAAAAAAGGGAAGCATCAGAAATTAAGGTCAGCAACTGGCAAAGTGTCTGGTTGCGTTCTGTTCATGCAACAACAAATTAAAGGTCCACCATCAATCAAAGTCACTTTGTCTAATTGAAAATCCAGAATGTTTAGGTCCATTATCAGCTTCACAGATATGCATTCTGGAAGGTCATGGTCCACAAACGTGATAAACATGTGAAGATCACGGTTGCCCACAAATATAATCTAACGCATCAGTGAAAATACAAAAGGGGCTTTAACCAGTTCACAATGGAAtcacggagtcagaaaaagaggTGTGGTTAGCGTAGCGCCATGGCTAAGCTTCGTTAGACTACTAATCacagtaaaaataaaaagtgtGAAGCAGTTTTGGGCAATTTTgtgtttaaatctttttttttcttcagactcCTTTTTGGATGACTTCTGCTGTGGGGTGAAATCCAACCTTTTCGGGGACCCCTCCCCTTCTCAGTCCTTGTCCAGCCTGAGCTGGAGTCAGACTGTCAAGACCTCTGTGGAGCCACCACACAGGACAGACCCCCAGCCTGGGTTTGGGGACCCTGGAGGGGGCGACCCCGGGGCGTTAATGGCAGGGGACATGTTCCAACCTTCACATGCGGAAAACAGAGACATTGTGGAGCTGAAGAAGATCCAGCAATGCTACGGGCCCAACGGCGCTAACAGCCACATCACTGCCAACAGCTGTCCTCAAGGTAACTGCTCACCCACAACAGCACCATCTGGAGGGCAGACGCACTACCAGGTGTCTCAGCACCTGTCCTCCCACGTGGCTCTGACCCACTACATCCCTCAGCTTGCCTCGCCCCCGCACACTGACACAGACTCTGCTCTTGAGGCAGCAGTCAATAGCATTCTGGAGTGCTAGGAGCGTTGTTAAGACTGATCCACGTGTTGCTGAATATCATCCTGATTCTTTGGTCCAGacagaatttttttctttttttgagtttTGGTCAATATATTGTCAAAGTCTCCTGCACTCACATATAACCTGCTTACATTTACTGAAAATGGTAAACGTGCCTGGCAACAGCAGAGATTTTTCCATTTCCACGTCAATTCTGTTAGTCTGTTCCCACAGTTCAGATACATTTCATGACATCATCCGAGAAGCGGAAAGAAAGTTGAGACTGAGAAATCCAAATCATATCTGAACCCGATGTCAGAGTTACTGTATCAGTAAACCTGATAAGAACCCAGTGACAGTTAGATATGTAGTGGAACAGAACCGGTGTCGCAGAACGGTCCtcttaaaaatcagtccccctgatgacacggttcactgattatcacgtttctgcttcaaactgcactccagtcatcatctatctcagcgacagatatctgaagcttttgtacaacaatcatttccacataaattcagcatgatTTCATCAAAAAAGGcggtggaagcgatcagagtgctgtggctaaatgagctgctagccgATGCATTCACCGCATGTCGGACATTTCAAAACGTCATGGAATTTCGCCTTGTTTCTTctaaaaactgactttagaattatttaagaggttttacctttatcatctgatgggtaataatcccattaatccatttgattgaggTTTTTTTAAAGGGGCGGTGTCGCAAACCAAAcgatccacccctaaaaattggtccgccctgcctccactctgcacttgtcatttcagagctcagccgaTCGTCTGAGACAGACTGTCTTCACTCatagtgatcaaatggattaatgggattattaaccatcagattacaaagtaaaacctcttaaattattctaaagtcagttttaagcagaaacaaggctgttttaagcagaaatgaggtgatactcTGTGGCACTTTGAAAAACAGTCTCTGGCCGCAAAGCTTGAATTTGTTTGTTAAATTAAACACAGATTAATTACACTAACAGTCCATTTGTTCTTAccaaaattatttaaataaaagacTCTTGAATACACTTTGTAAATGAGGATAAACAGAATGCGAACACGTGGAACTGAATTAAAATCTGCTTTGCGACAACCACTTGCCAACCCTAGAATCCAGGCCCACAGATATGAAGTTACGCAGCAGTGCTTTGTTTCTTATAATTAAGTCACATTTTTTCTTTTGTACCTTAAAGGTATACAAACCccgacacagacacacaacattattattttgttgttgttttttaaaaaatctcaacaaaaaaaatctcactTTTTCGTTTCAGTGTGTTTGTATCGGGGGGGTTCTAAATCCTCAGATTGAGGAAAATGttagtgtttttgttttaattttttaaagaaatgacaGTAAGATTAACGCTTTGTTGATGCGTTGACCAGCTTTCTGAACATGGTGTGACGTAAAGACATTTGATTAACTGTATGTATGTTTGCTGTATGTGTAGCTACCGTGACACATTTGTGTTATGCTAAtctgcacatatacacacactggTGTGCGAAAACAGTATGTCCGTCTGCTTTGATTGTTCCAAGTTTCTTGCTCAGTCCTCAAAGATATCAAAACGTTTAGTCGAAAGAAGCGAGTCTTCTTGTTTCGTCTTCAAGACGTTTCAGCACTCAAACAAACACTAACGGTTGTTGTCCTAGTTCTACCCATCAGAGTATCTCTAATCTGAAAATACAGGTTAGAttggtgaaagttttttttttgacttGCGTCAACGAAAGCAGAGCAGGTCTTGGAATTTCTTGACTCTATCCATTCTGTGCTCAAGGTGTACATGATATCTTGATAAAAACTCTGTGTATAAAGGTGATGTTTAATACACGAACGAGGTCATCTCAGTCAGAAATGTTCCACATAGAGCATGCTTTGAttctaattgtggccaccaggaGGCAGTCTTTGAAAACTTCACATAG harbors:
- the bicral gene encoding BRD4-interacting chromatin-remodeling complex-associated protein-like — encoded protein: MDDDDRRLLDIIGDVDALNDYLHGSSSKSIEEDDVTNAVYRSDGSFFANDTTGSITDVKDGSSTMGEFGDDSAGASLQLSSSLNFIEDELGNGQSPGAVELGEDDQDQPFDILQKSLLEADITEQTLAQEALLDSQPTPTLVQAPVPFTSQLVSGNYGGGVAAVSTATATSPAGQFLQGVSQLPNGSAQHIQVLGSFGTSGGVMTLSSLERTPQLVLRPGGPVAAAGTATGGQVFAPSQGQTSQIGLPFKNIPLQNIIIQKGPGGTQTLVRPIQPKPIQTGVQTVYSLGLQPSPTTMANVVKTSSATSVGQYTANGSIVVQSPMEQQQAQGQTNLPPGQFLLPTSLALTPASTIHNGSADPSSNALITSQNAVQIVAGQNFTASPGGQLILNQAAVCGGQVGGRVTQTWTGVSGVSPATVQASCTPGRLTLVGPATVGIGGQVSASPVQRLLVTQTQNCTSLSPLLTTVTQEHQDYRQNSSPAQAQLGGIHAMKTMTHESACQLSLPLTREGIMSQQLRKDHAFVANPDRGRFTSVSDALQRLLPFHVFQGAPPSQEEFSQVDEEFALSATQVLKRTQSMVNKYRRLLLVEAERSSPSSEMVMIDRTFNQEERNNLTQDKRMVLVDPDSFLDDFCCGVKSNLFGDPSPSQSLSSLSWSQTVKTSVEPPHRTDPQPGFGDPGGGDPGALMAGDMFQPSHAENRDIVELKKIQQCYGPNGANSHITANSCPQGNCSPTTAPSGGQTHYQVSQHLSSHVALTHYIPQLASPPHTDTDSALEAAVNSILEC